Proteins encoded in a region of the Zunongwangia endophytica genome:
- a CDS encoding SanA/YdcF family protein, producing MRLLKKSILYTVIIIVLGILITLGLEAFIKQDTSSRIYTEIRNVPNAKTAIVLGASVYSSGKLSPILKDRVDSTIDLFNNGKVDQILISGDHGSDDYNEVDAIANYLIDHGIPQTSLLLDHAGFNTYDSMYRASKVFQIEDAVVITQDFHLPRAMFIAKHLGLDYYGYQAKERAFRIETKIMKREKLANYKALFEVIFKTKPSLSRKKV from the coding sequence ATGCGGCTTCTTAAGAAATCTATTCTTTATACAGTAATTATTATCGTTCTGGGTATTTTAATTACGCTGGGCCTGGAAGCTTTTATAAAACAAGATACTTCTAGTCGCATTTATACTGAAATTAGAAACGTGCCTAATGCCAAGACCGCAATTGTCTTAGGTGCTAGTGTGTATTCTAGCGGAAAACTGTCGCCAATCCTTAAAGATAGAGTGGATAGCACCATAGATCTTTTTAACAACGGAAAAGTAGATCAAATTTTAATAAGTGGAGATCATGGCAGCGACGATTATAATGAAGTTGACGCCATCGCAAATTATTTAATTGATCATGGCATTCCTCAAACCAGTTTACTTTTAGATCATGCCGGTTTCAATACTTATGATAGTATGTACAGGGCTTCTAAAGTATTTCAAATAGAAGATGCTGTTGTGATTACCCAAGATTTTCACCTGCCTCGTGCGATGTTTATAGCAAAGCATCTTGGTTTAGATTATTACGGTTATCAGGCAAAAGAGCGTGCCTTCAGAATAGAAACAAAAATTATGAAGCGTGAGAAACTGGCCAATTATAAAGCGCTATTTGAAGTTATATTCAAAACAAAACCTAGCCTTTCCAGAAAAAAAGTTTAG
- the serA gene encoding phosphoglycerate dehydrogenase, producing METKRNYVIDFDSTFTQVEALDVLGEISLAGAKDKDAKLAELKSLTDRGMEGKLAFRDSLRERLDILEAEEKHLEPLIENLKTRISKSFRRNEEFFRENRDNIYIMSNGFKEFIIPIVAELGVKAEHVFANDFVFDENRKIVGFNTENVLSSNNGKVKQLKSLDLKGDVYVIGDGYTDYEIKAAGLANKFYAFTENVERDKVTENADHITPSFDEFLYLNKMNKAISYPKNRIKVLLLENVHPDAVAIMKEEGYNVQTIPGALDEEELSEQIKDVHVLGIRSKTQLTKKVLENANRLMAVGAFCIGTNQIDLEACLDKGIAVFNAPYSNTRSVVELAIGEIIFLMRNLPDRIGEMHKGIWNKSANGSFEVRGKKLGIVGYGNIGAQLSVMAESIGFDVYYYDLVERLALGNATKCSSLDELLQTVDIVTFHVDGRKENKNIIGDHELSQMKDGSYLLNLSRGSVIDIEALHKHISSRKIKGAGVDVFPKEPKTNNEEFVSKLKGLPNVILTPHIGGSTEEAQENIGNFVPGKIIEYINTGGTTNSVNFPNLQLPRLEDAHRLIHIHHNKPGIIAHMNRILAANDINVVGQHLKTNETIGYVIIDINKEYDNDMIKELKGIEGTIRFRVLY from the coding sequence ATGGAAACTAAGAGAAATTACGTAATAGATTTCGACAGTACTTTTACGCAAGTAGAAGCTTTGGATGTTTTGGGAGAAATTTCCCTGGCAGGTGCCAAAGATAAAGATGCGAAGCTAGCAGAGCTTAAATCTTTAACCGATCGTGGTATGGAAGGAAAACTGGCTTTTAGAGATTCGCTTAGAGAGCGTCTTGATATTCTAGAAGCTGAAGAAAAACATCTGGAACCACTTATTGAAAATCTAAAAACACGAATCTCGAAATCCTTTAGACGGAACGAAGAATTCTTTAGAGAAAACCGCGACAATATTTATATAATGTCTAATGGATTTAAAGAATTTATTATTCCAATTGTTGCTGAATTAGGTGTGAAAGCTGAACATGTTTTTGCGAACGATTTTGTTTTTGATGAGAATCGCAAAATTGTTGGTTTTAATACAGAGAACGTATTAAGTAGTAATAACGGCAAAGTAAAGCAATTAAAATCACTAGATCTTAAGGGCGATGTTTATGTGATAGGCGATGGCTATACAGATTACGAAATTAAAGCTGCCGGCTTAGCGAACAAATTTTACGCCTTTACCGAAAATGTGGAGCGTGATAAGGTTACTGAAAATGCCGATCACATCACTCCAAGTTTCGACGAATTTTTATATCTAAATAAAATGAATAAAGCAATTTCGTATCCAAAGAACCGAATTAAAGTATTGCTACTTGAGAATGTACATCCCGATGCTGTGGCAATCATGAAAGAAGAGGGTTATAATGTACAAACTATTCCCGGAGCTTTGGACGAAGAAGAGTTGAGTGAACAAATAAAGGATGTTCACGTTTTAGGAATTCGATCTAAAACACAACTAACAAAGAAAGTATTAGAAAATGCTAATCGTTTAATGGCAGTTGGTGCGTTTTGTATTGGGACCAACCAAATCGATTTAGAGGCTTGTTTAGACAAAGGTATTGCTGTTTTTAATGCGCCATATAGTAACACACGCTCTGTAGTAGAATTGGCTATTGGAGAGATTATTTTCCTAATGCGTAATCTTCCCGATCGTATAGGAGAAATGCACAAAGGCATCTGGAATAAATCTGCCAATGGAAGTTTTGAAGTTCGTGGAAAAAAATTAGGGATCGTAGGTTATGGTAATATTGGAGCGCAACTTTCTGTAATGGCAGAAAGTATAGGTTTTGATGTATATTACTATGATCTTGTAGAGCGATTGGCATTAGGGAACGCAACCAAGTGTAGTTCTTTAGATGAATTGTTACAAACGGTAGATATCGTAACCTTTCATGTCGATGGTAGAAAGGAAAATAAAAATATAATCGGCGATCACGAACTTTCTCAAATGAAAGATGGATCTTATTTACTGAATTTGAGTCGTGGATCGGTAATCGATATTGAAGCTTTACATAAGCATATTTCTTCAAGGAAAATAAAAGGAGCCGGTGTAGATGTTTTTCCAAAAGAGCCAAAAACCAACAATGAAGAATTTGTATCTAAGCTGAAAGGATTGCCTAACGTAATTCTTACTCCGCATATTGGAGGAAGTACGGAAGAAGCTCAGGAAAACATCGGGAATTTTGTTCCTGGAAAAATAATTGAATACATAAATACTGGAGGCACAACTAACAGTGTAAATTTCCCTAATTTACAGCTGCCAAGATTGGAGGATGCACATAGGCTAATTCATATTCATCATAATAAGCCGGGAATTATAGCGCATATGAATAGAATTTTAGCCGCTAACGATATTAATGTTGTTGGCCAGCATCTTAAGACCAACGAAACAATTGGTTATGTGATTATCGATATCAATAAAGAATATGATAACGATATGATCAAAGAATTAAAAGGAATAGAGGGAACTATTAGATTTAGAGTTCTTTACTAG
- a CDS encoding TonB-dependent receptor, whose translation MSQKHLLLFFSLFICSLGFSQNSGTLKGRVVNSASQPIFNVNVSLEGTSRGTETNNNGFYELRNVDQGTYTIKFSYVGYKSSEINVTVEGGVITEVAPVVLIGSEEQLGEVLLNADNKVNEFTKTSSAYVSKLPLSRMENSQVYNSISSELLQSQVVTNFDDALKNAAGITKLWESTGRGSDGAGYYSLRGFAVQPNLTNGLPALTNGSPDPQNIEALEVIKGPSGTLYGSSVISYGGLINVVTKKPYNHFGGNVSYTSGSYGLNRLTADVNLPLSEGVNLRVNSAYHSQESFQDAGFRKSFFFAPSLSYQVNDRLSFLINTEIYQVESTNQTMLFLDRANELAVNNLDELGYDNDKSYTSDDLSIENPMYSIQAQMNYKLSDNWTSQTAFSQSSAKAKGDYSYLYEGTSAFKGDDPTNGTALEEGVVFGRQMNHQNSTTLTSDIQQNFIGDFEIGEMRNRVVAGLDYYNQEVRNSGTGYLQNGLIYIGDASVENINESVYGITDPTNYTTNYDNGILSETGVDALFADSDISPSISRQEIYSAYVSDIFNPIEALSIMASVRVDRFESESNSQTAWSPKLGVVYQPILDKVSLFANYQDGFSNVAPQIGEDLDGNSVNYEFDPEHAKQLEGGVKLNLLNNKVAATLSYYDIQVSNTVITVAPQVYTQGGELYSRGFEASITASPVKGLNIVANYSYNESELTEGSVGDDFLGRRPESAGPQNLANLWATYEFSGNVLNGFGAGFGGNYGSENMIFNRNTAGTFTLDDYTVLNASLFYQTDKFGITLKLNNLNDEEYYNGWSTINPQIGRNLAANFTYKF comes from the coding sequence ATGTCTCAAAAACATCTTTTATTATTTTTTTCATTATTTATTTGTTCGCTCGGATTTTCCCAGAATTCGGGAACTCTTAAAGGTCGGGTGGTAAATAGCGCCAGTCAGCCAATCTTCAATGTGAATGTCTCTTTAGAAGGTACTTCTCGAGGAACTGAAACTAACAACAATGGTTTTTACGAATTGCGTAATGTTGACCAAGGAACCTATACCATCAAGTTTTCTTATGTAGGTTATAAATCTTCAGAAATAAATGTAACCGTAGAAGGTGGAGTTATTACAGAAGTTGCTCCTGTTGTACTAATTGGTAGCGAAGAACAATTAGGAGAAGTACTTCTTAACGCTGATAATAAAGTGAATGAGTTTACTAAAACCTCTAGTGCGTATGTATCAAAACTGCCGCTTTCCAGAATGGAAAATTCACAGGTTTATAATTCTATTTCTTCAGAATTATTACAGAGTCAGGTAGTCACTAACTTTGATGATGCACTTAAAAATGCAGCTGGAATCACTAAATTATGGGAATCTACAGGTCGTGGTTCTGATGGTGCAGGTTATTATTCTTTAAGAGGTTTTGCTGTACAACCAAATTTGACGAATGGTTTACCAGCTTTAACCAATGGAAGCCCAGATCCACAAAATATTGAAGCTTTAGAAGTAATAAAGGGGCCATCTGGAACTTTATATGGTAGCTCTGTAATATCTTACGGTGGTTTAATTAATGTAGTCACTAAAAAACCTTATAACCATTTTGGTGGTAATGTGTCTTACACTTCAGGAAGCTACGGTTTAAACAGATTGACTGCAGATGTTAATTTACCACTTAGTGAAGGTGTGAATTTAAGAGTGAATTCAGCATATCATTCGCAGGAAAGTTTTCAGGATGCAGGATTTAGAAAATCTTTTTTCTTTGCTCCTTCTTTATCGTACCAGGTAAACGATCGTCTTTCATTTTTAATTAATACTGAAATTTATCAAGTTGAAAGCACCAATCAAACCATGCTTTTCTTGGATAGAGCAAACGAATTGGCGGTGAATAATCTGGATGAATTGGGTTATGATAATGATAAGTCATATACCTCAGATGATTTAAGTATCGAAAATCCAATGTATAGCATACAAGCACAGATGAATTATAAATTGTCTGATAATTGGACTTCACAAACCGCATTTTCTCAAAGTTCAGCTAAAGCAAAAGGAGATTATTCTTATTTGTATGAAGGAACTTCAGCTTTTAAAGGCGATGATCCAACAAATGGAACTGCGCTAGAAGAGGGAGTAGTTTTTGGAAGACAAATGAATCACCAGAATTCTACAACGCTAACAAGTGATATTCAGCAAAATTTTATTGGAGATTTTGAGATCGGAGAAATGCGAAACCGTGTTGTTGCCGGATTAGATTATTACAATCAGGAAGTTAGAAATAGCGGAACGGGTTATCTTCAAAATGGACTAATCTATATTGGTGATGCCAGCGTAGAAAATATAAATGAAAGTGTCTACGGAATTACAGATCCTACTAACTATACGACCAATTATGATAACGGAATATTATCTGAGACTGGTGTAGATGCATTATTCGCAGATTCAGATATCTCTCCTTCAATTTCAAGACAGGAAATTTACAGTGCGTATGTTTCAGATATTTTTAATCCTATAGAGGCACTTTCAATAATGGCAAGTGTGCGCGTAGATCGTTTTGAAAGCGAAAGCAATAGCCAAACTGCATGGTCTCCTAAATTAGGAGTGGTTTATCAACCAATTCTAGATAAAGTTTCTCTTTTTGCAAATTACCAGGATGGATTTAGTAACGTAGCGCCGCAAATAGGTGAAGATTTGGATGGAAATTCTGTAAATTATGAATTTGATCCTGAACATGCTAAACAACTGGAAGGTGGTGTGAAATTGAATCTTCTAAACAACAAAGTTGCAGCAACTTTATCTTATTACGATATCCAAGTTTCTAACACAGTGATAACGGTTGCTCCACAGGTTTACACTCAGGGTGGTGAATTATATAGTCGTGGTTTCGAAGCGAGCATTACCGCTTCGCCCGTAAAAGGACTTAATATTGTTGCAAATTATAGTTATAACGAGAGCGAACTTACTGAAGGATCTGTAGGAGATGATTTTCTTGGTCGACGTCCAGAAAGTGCAGGTCCTCAAAACCTAGCTAATCTTTGGGCGACTTACGAGTTCTCTGGGAATGTTCTAAATGGATTTGGAGCTGGTTTTGGTGGAAATTACGGAAGTGAAAACATGATCTTCAATAGAAATACCGCTGGTACTTTTACTTTAGATGATTATACGGTTTTGAATGCTTCGTTATTTTATCAAACCGATAAATTCGGGATTACTTTAAAACTGAACAATTTAAATGATGAAGAATATTATAATGGTTGGTCTACGATAAATCCACAGATTGGAAGAAATCTAGCAGCAAACTTTACTTATAAGTTTTAA
- a CDS encoding oxidoreductase: protein MNFWSLNKAKNKEGKIAIVTGANNGIGYETTKGLASVGIEVIMACRDLKKAENAKQKILKLNPEAKLKLMEIHLDNLASVRSFAEEFKSQYDKLDILVNNAGVMMTTYQKTKDDLELQMATNYFGHFLLTGLLIPVLENSFRSRVISLSSLAHKWGDIHFDNLNAEKGYDRRQFYAQSKLACLIFAYQLDKKLVKKGYDIHSYAAHPGVSNTNLMQNLPKWLKFLSPVLMPILSQSAEKGALPILRACLDETLNGGEYIGPSGTKQYKGHPVIVDSDYNSKEDDKAKKLWKVSEAIVNFKYFQNSKDKAKAS, encoded by the coding sequence ATGAACTTTTGGTCTTTAAATAAAGCTAAAAATAAAGAAGGTAAGATAGCTATTGTAACTGGTGCTAATAACGGTATAGGTTATGAAACAACCAAAGGCCTAGCCAGTGTGGGTATTGAGGTAATCATGGCTTGTCGCGATCTTAAAAAAGCAGAGAATGCCAAGCAAAAAATATTAAAGCTGAATCCTGAAGCTAAATTAAAGTTGATGGAAATTCATCTTGACAACCTTGCATCTGTACGGTCTTTTGCTGAAGAATTCAAATCTCAGTATGATAAGTTGGATATCCTCGTAAACAATGCGGGTGTTATGATGACTACCTATCAAAAAACCAAAGATGATTTAGAACTGCAAATGGCTACTAATTATTTTGGACATTTTTTACTTACCGGATTATTAATTCCTGTTTTAGAAAATTCTTTTAGATCCCGAGTAATTAGCCTTAGTAGTCTCGCTCATAAATGGGGCGATATTCATTTTGATAATCTTAATGCCGAGAAAGGATATGACCGTCGACAGTTCTATGCACAAAGCAAATTAGCATGCTTAATTTTTGCCTATCAATTGGATAAAAAGTTAGTAAAGAAAGGTTACGATATACATTCTTATGCTGCGCATCCCGGAGTTTCGAATACCAATCTTATGCAAAATTTGCCTAAATGGCTCAAGTTTTTGTCTCCGGTATTAATGCCAATATTATCGCAATCTGCTGAAAAAGGTGCCTTGCCTATTTTAAGAGCTTGCTTAGATGAAACACTTAACGGTGGTGAATATATAGGACCTTCGGGAACTAAACAATACAAAGGACATCCAGTTATTGTAGATTCAGATTATAATTCTAAAGAAGATGATAAGGCGAAAAAACTATGGAAAGTTTCAGAAGCAATAGTAAACTTCAAGTATTTCCAAAATTCAAAAGACAAAGCTAAGGCTTCGTAA
- a CDS encoding HAD family hydrolase — MIKLIITDMDGTLLNDEHKIHPEFWEVEKKLRDKGIMFSVASGRQYYNLASKFEQLKGHMMFFAENGSYVVHKDKELYTDTMDREQANEFIKLGREAENCNLVLCGVNSAYAESDNDEFINEVSKYYHRLEIVEDLTKVDDKILKVTLCNFEGVEENTFPKFEKFKDDYKVAIASRIFIDIMSNTANKGNAIKGVQKELNISPEETMVFGDYLNDLEMMQNAKYSYAMKNAHPEIIKVSNYITKYDNNENGVVKTIREMGLLD; from the coding sequence ATGATCAAATTAATTATAACAGATATGGATGGCACATTGCTTAATGATGAGCATAAAATCCATCCAGAATTTTGGGAAGTAGAGAAAAAACTGAGAGATAAAGGGATAATGTTTTCTGTGGCCAGCGGTCGCCAGTACTATAATCTAGCGTCCAAATTTGAGCAACTGAAAGGACATATGATGTTTTTTGCTGAAAACGGAAGCTACGTAGTGCATAAAGATAAAGAGTTGTATACCGACACTATGGATCGAGAGCAAGCGAATGAATTTATCAAACTAGGACGTGAAGCTGAAAATTGTAATCTGGTATTATGCGGTGTAAATTCTGCTTATGCTGAAAGCGATAATGATGAGTTTATAAATGAAGTAAGTAAGTATTATCACCGACTAGAAATAGTCGAAGATCTTACTAAAGTAGACGATAAAATATTGAAAGTTACTTTGTGTAATTTTGAGGGTGTAGAAGAAAACACCTTTCCGAAATTCGAGAAATTTAAGGATGATTATAAAGTAGCGATCGCTTCAAGAATTTTTATAGACATTATGTCGAATACTGCTAATAAAGGGAATGCTATAAAAGGCGTGCAAAAAGAGTTGAATATCTCTCCTGAAGAAACAATGGTATTCGGTGATTATTTAAATGATCTCGAAATGATGCAGAATGCCAAATATAGTTACGCCATGAAGAATGCTCATCCTGAAATTATTAAAGTAAGTAATTATATTACTAAATACGATAATAATGAAAATGGTGTGGTAAAAACCATACGCGAGATGGGACTTTTGGATTAA
- a CDS encoding phage holin family protein, with product MLSAILHILLDAVILMIAAKFLNKVHLKGFKTALIVALLIGVLSFFLSWLLTAVLNIATLGIFYFLGLGFITRMVAYAIIIEIADQISSDFKTEGFLPSLWLAVILALFGSILDAMIF from the coding sequence ATGCTATCAGCTATACTTCATATTTTACTTGATGCTGTGATCTTAATGATCGCTGCAAAATTTCTAAACAAAGTACATTTAAAAGGTTTCAAAACCGCACTTATCGTAGCTTTATTAATTGGTGTTTTAAGCTTTTTCTTAAGCTGGTTACTAACAGCAGTACTAAATATTGCAACTTTAGGAATATTTTACTTTTTAGGTCTCGGCTTTATAACCAGAATGGTGGCTTATGCGATTATTATTGAAATTGCCGATCAAATAAGCAGCGATTTCAAAACGGAAGGCTTTTTACCTTCACTTTGGTTAGCGGTGATTTTGGCTTTATTTGGAAGTATTTTGGATGCTATGATTTTCTAA
- a CDS encoding L,D-transpeptidase yields the protein MMTKIFKNTFVLIFILSCLIACNKEQKSTKIVEVPEKILDTLKIDPPLERLDVVYTIDSLKSKTALDSFNSRYTEEQRKVIYAINRIDKRKLWAGKEVVIPDSVSNDIMDYSPFPKKLGMVDTIPKLVLISQRIQAFGLYESGNLIKWGPVSSGKQSTPTPNGLHYGNYKAKRKVSSVNKDWILPYYFNFMNFEGVGTHQYSLPGYPASHACVRLYMDDANFIYDWARMWSLEGSSIKANGTPFIVFSAYDYKAKKPWLQLADSVETNDFTEDEIKLLGDYVKSYEQDPKNFVTAEELEKPLT from the coding sequence ATGATGACGAAAATCTTTAAAAATACGTTTGTTTTAATTTTTATTTTAAGCTGCTTAATAGCTTGTAATAAAGAACAGAAATCTACTAAAATTGTCGAGGTTCCCGAAAAAATATTAGATACTTTAAAAATAGATCCGCCTTTAGAGAGATTGGATGTGGTGTATACCATAGATTCACTTAAATCTAAAACAGCCTTAGATAGTTTCAATTCTCGATATACAGAAGAACAGCGTAAAGTAATTTATGCCATCAATCGTATTGATAAACGTAAGCTTTGGGCCGGTAAGGAAGTTGTGATTCCAGATTCAGTAAGTAACGATATTATGGATTATAGCCCGTTTCCTAAAAAATTAGGAATGGTTGATACGATCCCAAAATTGGTTTTAATCTCACAGAGAATTCAGGCATTCGGACTTTATGAAAGCGGAAATTTAATTAAATGGGGCCCGGTGAGTAGCGGTAAACAGTCTACGCCAACACCAAATGGGTTACATTATGGAAATTATAAAGCCAAGCGTAAAGTTAGTTCTGTAAATAAAGATTGGATTTTACCTTATTATTTCAATTTTATGAATTTTGAAGGGGTTGGTACTCACCAATATTCCTTACCAGGTTATCCTGCAAGTCATGCTTGCGTTAGATTGTATATGGATGATGCGAATTTTATTTATGATTGGGCAAGAATGTGGTCACTTGAGGGCAGCAGTATTAAAGCTAATGGTACACCTTTTATTGTTTTTAGTGCTTACGATTATAAAGCAAAAAAGCCATGGTTACAACTAGCGGATAGCGTAGAAACTAATGATTTTACCGAAGATGAAATTAAACTTTTAGGGGACTACGTTAAATCTTATGAGCAAGATCCAAAGAATTTTGTTACTGCGGAAGAACTGGAAAAACCCTTAACCTAG
- a CDS encoding PepSY-associated TM helix domain-containing protein, whose translation MAGKSAFKTIVQQIHLWLGLCSGLVVFIVAITGCIFTFHDELKDVFYEYRFVEVQDAAFIEPSFLLKKANAFQPDFEASMVVYNGTNRPATVFITKKETNYLLNFNPYTGKLIQNVNLETEFFNVIEELHMYLLLPPEIGKQIVGISTIVFIILLISGMILWWPKKLKYLKQRLAVKWSARWRRINYDWHNVTGFYTSIIAVILAITGLAFVYETVHESFYSVANLGQRYETDFFISEIENLLPDRSDAKNPLDIAFRQTQQLKPDSEMYFIWKQPENATIITGAYPKSLHFDHQSNFQFHPKTGTLLYESEYDSKSAGLKLQEMNYGIHTGQLFGLAGKIIVFLCSLFVAALPLSGFAIWYGRKFNKSTKKIKSIRKS comes from the coding sequence ATGGCAGGGAAAAGTGCTTTTAAAACGATCGTTCAGCAAATCCATTTGTGGCTTGGATTATGTTCAGGACTTGTCGTTTTTATTGTTGCCATTACAGGTTGCATCTTTACTTTTCATGATGAATTGAAAGATGTTTTTTACGAATATCGATTTGTAGAAGTCCAAGATGCAGCATTTATAGAACCTTCTTTTTTATTGAAAAAAGCAAATGCCTTCCAGCCAGATTTTGAAGCATCGATGGTAGTTTACAATGGAACTAATCGTCCAGCAACTGTATTTATCACTAAAAAGGAAACCAATTATTTACTGAATTTTAATCCATACACCGGTAAGCTAATTCAAAATGTAAATTTAGAAACTGAATTTTTTAATGTTATAGAAGAACTACATATGTATTTACTTCTTCCGCCGGAAATTGGGAAGCAAATCGTAGGAATCTCGACCATCGTTTTTATAATTTTACTCATTAGCGGAATGATACTTTGGTGGCCCAAAAAGCTTAAATACTTAAAACAGCGACTGGCCGTGAAATGGAGTGCAAGATGGCGCAGGATCAATTATGATTGGCACAATGTTACCGGGTTTTATACTTCAATAATAGCTGTTATTTTAGCAATTACAGGATTAGCTTTTGTTTACGAAACGGTTCACGAATCTTTTTATTCCGTAGCGAATTTAGGACAACGATACGAAACCGATTTTTTTATTTCTGAAATAGAAAATTTATTACCGGATAGAAGTGATGCTAAAAATCCGCTAGATATTGCTTTTCGGCAAACTCAGCAATTAAAGCCAGATAGCGAAATGTATTTTATTTGGAAACAACCTGAAAACGCTACAATAATAACTGGCGCATATCCTAAATCTCTGCATTTTGATCACCAATCTAATTTCCAATTTCATCCAAAAACTGGAACGCTTTTATACGAATCTGAATATGATTCTAAAAGTGCAGGTTTAAAACTTCAGGAGATGAATTATGGAATACATACCGGCCAGCTATTTGGACTTGCCGGAAAAATCATAGTCTTTCTATGCAGTTTATTCGTAGCTGCTTTGCCATTAAGCGGATTTGCGATCTGGTATGGCAGAAAGTTCAATAAATCGACTAAGAAAATTAAAAGTATTAGAAAATCATAG